In the genome of Segatella copri, one region contains:
- the dnaA gene encoding chromosomal replication initiator protein DnaA, translating to MLASPKALWDNSLLFIKDNVSEQQYNTWFRPIVFESYKPSTKTLLVQVPSPFVYEYLEQNYVGLLSKVLHRNFGDGIRLTYRVVAADKQQPVAQGVDAEVSDGVDASRNAMNQQVGMPADVQQQEDIDTQLDPKLTFNTYVEGDSNKLPRSVGLSIAEHPNTTQFNPMFVYGPSGSGKTHLVNAIGLRAKQLYPQKRVLYVSARLFQTQYTDAVLHNASNDFINFYQSIDILIVDDVQDWAGKAKTLNTFFHIFNHLFRNGKRIILASDRPPVELKDMPDRLITRFSCGLVAELEKPNVELCVDIVSSQVRKDGLKIPKDVVSYIAQTCNGSVRDLQGAINGLLAYSIVYNSSIDIKLAERVVKRAVKVEESTKTLTLDEVVEAVCSHYKVTVAAVNSKSRKREYVEARQVAMYLAQKLIKMPASRVGKLIGNRDHSTVIHSTTKVEERLKVDAEFSDELASIESGLKVKK from the coding sequence ATGTTAGCAAGTCCAAAGGCGCTTTGGGACAATAGTCTTTTGTTCATAAAGGATAATGTTTCGGAGCAGCAATATAATACATGGTTTAGACCAATAGTCTTCGAGTCGTATAAACCTTCGACTAAGACTTTATTGGTTCAAGTTCCAAGTCCGTTTGTATACGAGTACTTGGAACAGAATTATGTTGGCTTGTTAAGTAAGGTGCTTCATCGAAATTTTGGCGATGGAATCCGTCTCACATATCGCGTGGTAGCTGCTGATAAACAGCAGCCTGTGGCGCAGGGAGTAGATGCCGAGGTGAGCGACGGTGTTGATGCCTCGCGAAATGCGATGAATCAGCAGGTAGGAATGCCAGCCGATGTTCAGCAGCAGGAAGACATTGATACCCAGCTTGACCCAAAGCTCACCTTTAATACATACGTAGAAGGAGACAGCAACAAGCTGCCTCGTTCGGTGGGATTGTCTATTGCTGAGCATCCGAACACTACGCAGTTTAACCCGATGTTCGTCTATGGTCCTTCTGGTAGCGGAAAGACTCATTTGGTGAATGCCATCGGATTGAGAGCCAAGCAGTTGTATCCTCAGAAACGAGTGCTTTACGTAAGTGCCCGTCTCTTCCAGACGCAATATACGGATGCTGTGCTGCATAATGCAAGCAACGATTTCATCAACTTCTATCAGTCTATCGATATTCTGATTGTGGATGATGTGCAGGATTGGGCAGGAAAGGCTAAAACCTTGAACACCTTCTTCCATATTTTCAACCACCTCTTCCGCAATGGTAAGCGAATCATTCTGGCAAGCGACCGACCTCCTGTGGAGTTGAAGGACATGCCAGACCGTCTGATTACCCGTTTCTCTTGTGGATTGGTTGCTGAGTTGGAGAAGCCAAATGTGGAACTTTGTGTCGATATTGTGAGCAGTCAGGTTCGCAAAGACGGCTTGAAGATTCCTAAGGATGTGGTTTCTTACATCGCCCAGACCTGTAACGGCAGTGTTCGTGACTTGCAGGGTGCCATTAATGGCCTGTTGGCTTATAGCATCGTTTACAACAGCAGCATCGATATCAAGTTGGCAGAACGTGTGGTAAAGCGTGCCGTGAAGGTAGAGGAGAGTACCAAGACTCTCACCCTTGATGAAGTGGTAGAGGCTGTATGCTCTCATTATAAGGTGACGGTGGCTGCCGTGAACAGCAAGAGCCGCAAGCGTGAGTATGTGGAGGCGCGTCAGGTGGCGATGTATCTGGCACAGAAACTTATCAAGATGCCGGCTTCGAGAGTGGGCAAATTGATTGGTAATCGTGATCATAGCACCGTTATCCACAGTACTACAAAGGTGGAGGAACGCTTGAAGGTGGACGCTGAGTTCAGCGATGAACTGGCAAGCATCGAGAGCGGCTTGAAAGTAAAGAAGTAA
- the pnuC gene encoding nicotinamide riboside transporter PnuC → MMDYIASHGLDIFTTVLGLVYILLEYRASIWLWLVGIIMPALDVWLYWSHGLYGDAGMAVYYTIAGIYGYAVWKYGKKHNQKEKEELPITYMKKSLYLPTLLFFLAAWGITYYILITFTNSTVPLQDSFTNALSFVGLWALARKYIEQWFFWIIVDAVCFYLYIVKGIPFKAGLYGLYVIIAVAGYFKWKKMMKKS, encoded by the coding sequence ATGATGGATTATATTGCATCACATGGTTTAGACATCTTTACCACGGTACTCGGACTGGTTTATATCCTGTTGGAGTACCGTGCCAGTATCTGGCTCTGGCTGGTAGGCATCATCATGCCCGCCCTGGACGTATGGCTCTATTGGAGTCATGGTCTTTACGGCGATGCGGGTATGGCGGTCTACTATACGATAGCCGGTATATATGGTTATGCCGTATGGAAATATGGCAAGAAGCACAACCAGAAGGAGAAAGAAGAACTTCCGATTACCTATATGAAGAAGTCGCTCTATCTCCCTACTCTTCTGTTCTTCCTGGCAGCCTGGGGCATCACCTATTATATACTGATAACTTTCACCAACTCTACGGTTCCCCTGCAAGACAGTTTCACCAATGCCCTGAGCTTTGTGGGTCTCTGGGCGCTGGCACGCAAATATATCGAGCAGTGGTTTTTCTGGATTATCGTAGATGCCGTTTGCTTCTATCTCTATATCGTCAAAGGCATCCCTTTCAAGGCTGGACTTTACGGTCTCTACGTCATCATCGCCGTAGCCGGATACTTTAAATGGAAGAAGATGATGAAAAAGAGTTGA
- a CDS encoding TonB-dependent receptor, whose translation MKRFNGIALSVAFCSLASQAALAQTKIDTLKVQNLNEVIVKGVRATKEAPYAVANIRKSELKQFSCSGQELPFLLSRTPGILAWSENGIGTGTTYMRIRGAAGSRINVTLDGVALNSPEDQTVFWANMNSYSSLLGSIQVQRGVGSSTNGDGAFGGSISMATAAPSLTPTAEVTGSFGSYNTYHTGASFSTGLLGKHLIFDGAYHETATDGYIDGTAGRSGSYYGGLTWLGDNFKISYKNIGNFEKTGQAWNGVLGGDYNSNFTLLQDGIRTYKDMYKAGLDKFNVLTGDMVRNDKGDYTITPYTLRDGSKWDKTTDNFYQNHNILSATWTPGSHWSHSLSLHYTYGYGYYKEFKNNAKFAKFGLVYKDAEGNKVKKSDFIRKKGLTQHTYGMVYNTNYKDEHWDVIGGLNLQQFRGNHWGYLTYIANQDAEKKFLGSNGKYKYYDSDAHKYDYSAFVKASYRFADYWNAFADLQYRRVEYKTDGINDKFIAQADGSYKNQELNINEKYNFFNPKAGISFNKDGHKAYASVAYSNREPERNNFTDNFNYPFPKEEKLLDVEFGYQYQGDNWHAGANFYYMDYDNQLAQTGQLSDIGEALTTNIKDSYRMGVELTAGWAPLSWLSVEGNAALSKNKIKDFDEYVSNWEDDTKPGVVHYDNSTLSYSPSAILNGFIDIHYAGFSATWHTNFVSRQYITNTEDRDFSLPCYSQSDLSLNYSAKVTKALGIKEVSFGVDINNIFNRHYAASAFTWGNATGYGYTLDKRFKQIAYIPMADTTWMTHLTLKF comes from the coding sequence ATGAAAAGATTCAACGGGATCGCACTCAGTGTAGCGTTTTGCTCTTTGGCAAGCCAGGCTGCACTGGCACAGACAAAAATCGACACCTTGAAGGTGCAGAATTTGAATGAAGTGATTGTAAAAGGCGTACGTGCCACAAAGGAAGCTCCATACGCCGTGGCTAACATCAGGAAATCAGAACTCAAACAATTCTCTTGCTCAGGTCAGGAATTGCCATTTCTCCTTTCTCGTACACCGGGCATACTCGCCTGGAGTGAGAACGGTATCGGCACCGGTACTACCTATATGCGCATCCGTGGCGCTGCCGGAAGCCGCATCAATGTAACACTCGACGGAGTGGCTCTCAACTCACCGGAAGACCAGACCGTTTTCTGGGCTAACATGAACAGTTATTCTTCGCTCCTGGGCAGCATCCAGGTACAGCGCGGCGTAGGCTCTTCTACCAATGGCGACGGTGCCTTCGGTGGAAGCATCTCTATGGCTACAGCTGCTCCTTCGCTCACCCCTACTGCAGAAGTTACCGGTTCTTTCGGTTCTTACAATACCTATCATACAGGCGCCAGCTTCTCTACAGGTCTGCTCGGCAAGCATCTGATTTTTGACGGTGCTTATCACGAGACAGCTACCGACGGTTATATAGACGGCACAGCAGGCCGCTCAGGGTCTTACTATGGCGGACTGACCTGGCTGGGCGATAACTTCAAGATAAGCTACAAGAACATCGGCAACTTCGAGAAGACCGGTCAGGCTTGGAACGGTGTGCTGGGCGGAGATTACAACTCTAACTTCACCCTCCTTCAGGATGGCATCCGCACTTATAAAGATATGTATAAGGCAGGTCTGGATAAGTTTAACGTGCTGACAGGCGATATGGTTCGCAACGACAAGGGCGATTATACCATCACTCCTTATACCCTGCGCGACGGAAGCAAATGGGACAAGACTACTGATAACTTCTATCAGAACCACAACATCCTTTCGGCTACCTGGACACCTGGCAGCCACTGGAGCCACAGCCTCTCACTGCATTACACCTATGGCTACGGCTACTACAAGGAGTTTAAGAACAACGCAAAGTTTGCCAAGTTCGGACTCGTTTACAAGGATGCAGAGGGCAACAAGGTCAAGAAGTCTGACTTCATCCGCAAGAAGGGACTCACCCAGCATACCTACGGCATGGTATACAATACCAACTACAAGGATGAGCACTGGGATGTTATCGGCGGATTGAACCTGCAGCAGTTCCGCGGCAACCACTGGGGATACCTTACTTATATCGCCAACCAGGATGCCGAGAAGAAGTTCTTAGGCAGCAACGGAAAGTATAAGTACTATGATTCTGATGCCCACAAGTATGACTACAGCGCCTTCGTCAAGGCAAGCTATCGCTTTGCAGACTACTGGAATGCCTTCGCTGACCTGCAGTATCGCCGTGTAGAATACAAGACCGACGGTATCAACGATAAATTTATCGCCCAGGCAGATGGCAGCTACAAGAACCAGGAGCTGAACATCAACGAGAAGTACAACTTCTTTAACCCTAAGGCAGGTATCAGCTTCAATAAGGATGGCCACAAGGCATACGCATCTGTAGCCTACAGCAACCGCGAGCCAGAGCGCAACAACTTTACCGACAACTTCAACTATCCATTCCCTAAAGAGGAGAAGCTGCTCGATGTAGAGTTCGGCTATCAGTATCAGGGCGACAACTGGCATGCAGGCGCCAACTTCTACTATATGGATTATGACAACCAGCTGGCTCAGACCGGACAGTTGAGTGACATCGGCGAGGCGCTGACCACCAACATCAAGGATTCTTACCGTATGGGCGTAGAGCTGACAGCCGGCTGGGCACCATTGTCATGGTTGTCTGTAGAAGGAAATGCCGCTTTGAGCAAGAACAAGATTAAGGACTTTGATGAGTATGTAAGCAACTGGGAAGACGATACGAAGCCAGGCGTAGTACATTACGACAACTCAACCCTGTCTTATTCTCCATCAGCTATCCTGAACGGATTCATCGATATCCACTATGCCGGTTTCTCTGCTACCTGGCACACCAACTTTGTAAGTCGCCAGTATATTACCAACACAGAAGACCGCGACTTCTCGCTGCCATGCTATTCACAGAGCGACCTGAGCCTGAACTACAGTGCTAAGGTAACCAAGGCACTCGGCATCAAGGAGGTAAGCTTCGGTGTAGACATCAACAATATCTTCAACCGCCACTATGCAGCCAGCGCATTCACCTGGGGCAATGCTACCGGTTACGGATATACATTGGACAAACGATTCAAGCAGATAGCCTACATCCCGATGGCAGATACCACCTGGATGACGCATCTTACATTGAAGTTCTAA
- a CDS encoding RagB/SusD family nutrient uptake outer membrane protein, with protein MRRYISHLFTWVISFLTLLAFSSCFNEHPKDQLDGGGSNGSASEIFDTTIAPLYDFMGGTIDGEGICDIQRLDSLLSLSPDDEQLYSSWQYLYRAIGMCNKSLDMIDLQSVRLTDNQKAQFKAEVRAIRAMMYYEAMDLYGRIPVLLSAAESLIYEPASGSSVTDEKLSPQSERSEIFHFIFSELQQVLPYLPQTSSLEEGSHYGRITQPVVNFLLAKLALNAEIYMYNDWAQGYRKRPKGRDLEFMVRTADGASLITGGKASENRSRILNAWETCIFYCNRLADEGYSLEEDEIFNSSVHYQMPKDALVMDEADSVLHSRPAKPLFRFRYTDVLLMKAEAMERNDGDGRAEYNMVRAHAGLPARKSSLANILEDRQVVLAGENCHRQDLIRFGKFLKSSYLRRSVQSALTSSSIVFPIPQRSLAFNGKLVQNKGYE; from the coding sequence ATGAGACGATATATTTCACATTTGTTCACTTGGGTCATCTCTTTCCTGACCCTGTTGGCATTCTCATCGTGCTTTAATGAGCATCCTAAGGATCAGCTCGATGGGGGTGGCAGCAATGGTTCTGCGTCTGAAATATTCGATACGACCATAGCTCCTTTATATGATTTTATGGGTGGAACGATAGATGGGGAAGGCATCTGCGATATTCAGCGTCTGGACAGTCTGCTTTCTCTTTCTCCTGATGATGAACAGCTTTATTCTTCCTGGCAATATCTTTATCGGGCTATCGGCATGTGCAACAAGTCGCTGGATATGATTGATTTACAGTCAGTACGGCTTACCGATAACCAGAAGGCGCAGTTCAAGGCTGAGGTGCGTGCCATCAGAGCCATGATGTATTATGAGGCGATGGATTTGTATGGCAGGATTCCGGTACTCCTGTCTGCGGCAGAATCACTCATCTATGAACCGGCATCGGGCTCTTCGGTTACCGATGAAAAGCTGTCGCCTCAGAGCGAACGGAGCGAAATCTTCCATTTCATCTTCAGCGAATTGCAGCAGGTGTTGCCTTATCTTCCTCAGACGTCAAGTTTGGAGGAAGGCTCTCATTATGGGCGCATCACGCAGCCTGTGGTCAACTTCCTGCTGGCTAAACTGGCGCTGAATGCTGAAATCTATATGTACAACGATTGGGCGCAGGGTTACAGGAAGCGTCCGAAGGGTAGGGACCTGGAATTTATGGTGCGTACTGCCGATGGCGCCTCGCTCATTACGGGCGGCAAGGCGAGTGAGAACCGCAGCAGGATATTGAATGCTTGGGAAACCTGTATCTTCTATTGCAACAGACTGGCTGATGAAGGCTACAGTTTAGAGGAGGATGAAATCTTCAACAGTTCTGTGCATTATCAGATGCCGAAGGATGCGCTGGTGATGGATGAGGCTGATTCTGTTCTGCATTCCCGACCAGCCAAACCTCTGTTCCGTTTCCGCTATACTGATGTTTTGCTGATGAAGGCTGAGGCGATGGAGCGCAACGATGGGGATGGCAGGGCAGAGTATAATATGGTTCGTGCGCATGCCGGTTTGCCTGCGCGCAAGTCCTCGCTTGCCAATATTCTGGAAGACCGTCAGGTTGTGCTGGCGGGCGAAAACTGTCATCGTCAGGATCTTATCCGTTTCGGCAAGTTCCTCAAGTCCTCGTATCTTCGCCGTTCTGTTCAGTCCGCTCTTACGTCCTCTTCCATCGTCTTCCCGATACCTCAGCGGAGCCTTGCCTTCAATGGCAAGTTGGTTCAGAACAAAGGATATGAGTAG
- a CDS encoding M18 family aminopeptidase, with product MIKRLLSFLDASPVNFLAVKNMADELEKNGFRRINPQEPLGKVEAGDKFFVTKNDSSIYAFQIGKKTLADAGFHMICAHCDSPTFRIKPNAEMLCEGGIVKLNTEVYGGPIMSTWFDRPLTLAGRVIVKGEDAMNPQTLLLHVKRPLLQISNLAIHFNRQVNDGVKLSKQKDVLPILGIINDELEKGNLLMNVITSELNIQKEDILDFDLYLADATPACTFGVHDEFISSGRLDDLSMCWAGIEAMIASDANDTTQVLAIFDNEETGSQTKQGAGSPFLSYMLQRIALAQSHTEEAYYQAVERAFMISADNAHAWHPNYSEKFDPTNHPKLGGGPVIKFNAAQKYASDAVSAAIFANICDAAGVPCQRFVNHSDVAGGSTLGNILASSIPLKGVDMGNAILAMHSCRETGSVIDHEYCVKAFTNFYQL from the coding sequence ATGATTAAAAGACTATTATCCTTTCTTGACGCTTCGCCAGTGAATTTCCTGGCTGTCAAGAACATGGCGGATGAACTGGAGAAGAATGGTTTCCGCCGCATCAATCCGCAGGAGCCATTGGGCAAGGTTGAGGCTGGTGACAAGTTCTTTGTCACCAAGAACGACTCTTCTATCTATGCCTTCCAAATCGGAAAGAAGACGCTTGCCGATGCAGGCTTCCACATGATCTGTGCTCACTGCGATTCCCCTACCTTCCGCATCAAGCCAAATGCCGAGATGCTCTGCGAGGGCGGTATCGTAAAACTGAATACCGAAGTTTATGGTGGTCCTATCATGTCCACCTGGTTCGACCGTCCGCTGACCCTGGCGGGTAGAGTCATCGTGAAGGGCGAGGATGCGATGAATCCCCAGACACTTCTTCTTCATGTAAAGCGCCCATTGTTGCAGATCAGCAATCTTGCTATCCACTTCAACCGTCAGGTGAACGATGGCGTGAAGTTGAGCAAGCAGAAGGATGTGCTCCCTATCCTCGGCATCATCAACGATGAACTGGAAAAGGGTAATCTGCTGATGAACGTGATTACCAGCGAACTGAATATCCAGAAAGAAGATATCCTCGACTTCGATCTCTATCTGGCTGATGCCACTCCAGCCTGCACCTTCGGTGTACACGATGAGTTTATCTCTTCAGGAAGACTCGACGATTTATCGATGTGCTGGGCTGGCATAGAGGCAATGATTGCATCAGATGCCAATGATACCACCCAGGTTCTCGCCATCTTCGATAATGAAGAGACGGGCTCTCAGACCAAGCAGGGAGCCGGAAGTCCATTCCTTTCATATATGCTCCAGCGCATCGCCCTGGCACAGAGCCATACAGAAGAGGCTTATTATCAGGCTGTGGAACGTGCCTTCATGATTTCAGCCGATAATGCGCATGCCTGGCATCCTAACTATAGCGAAAAATTCGACCCTACGAATCATCCTAAGTTGGGCGGTGGTCCGGTCATCAAGTTCAATGCAGCCCAGAAGTATGCGAGCGATGCTGTATCAGCAGCCATCTTCGCCAACATCTGCGATGCAGCCGGTGTTCCTTGCCAGCGCTTCGTGAACCATAGCGATGTGGCAGGCGGAAGCACATTGGGCAATATCCTCGCCTCTTCCATCCCATTGAAGGGTGTGGATATGGGCAATGCCATCCTCGCTATGCACAGTTGCCGCGAAACAGGCAGCGTCATCGACCACGAATACTGCGTGAAGGCTTTCACCAATTTCTATCAGTTGTAA
- a CDS encoding ATP-binding protein translates to MLMLSNLNTDYGLSSARVYSIVEAEDGAMWISTKRGVDRYNGQQVRNYTLATDMQFSDASGRNIKLTKDSQQHIYAYDNKGKIYIYNKVKDTFQLQVNLLNVLGGSVMLNDLLVDDKGCFWMALDRGVYRIAPQSIAGSKDKTTPSSPNKGKYILKNTYVNHIRFIGKQLLIGSPSGVFAYSPNAAQPRLLLRGYSVLSSYHDVKAHQIWLGTFHRGIVLLDDRTWKPLSSLAQFSSLADVPLIPVRSIIPYDAATILMAVDGAGVYAYDKKTCKTNLLLNTDGRPENVLHGNGVYALCKDHLGDLWIGSYSGGVDMAIPMEHTLEFVRHEYLNSQSLINNGVNDVMQSVDALGRNSKIWYATDKGVSIYDEQTQQWHHALYNKVVLTLCQTADGKVLAGTYGDGIFQVHADGSSSRAYSVSNGKLKTDYVYSIFKDSEGGLWIGCLDGDLVHIPSSLEKNGNVDNSVNYLPINEVQSIVESPDKKSIAVGTSHGCYRIDKRSLRVSRFFYPSEFPVFDYNFFVNAMAFQDARHIWIATDGGGLYLYDWQKHQVKNYTISQSLPSNTVYALVKTPIGKVWMSTDKGLAFIDHGKVTNLNFFKGLEREYKRMAVVRTQDGRMIFGSNDGAVVLTSKFARGLNYKAPLHITGVEVEGKTFDEADQLEDWHAELFGMLQEGKMNFSHDEKTLIVHFESINYPYQHDIQYQYYLEGYDHQWSVPSAYQQARFANLPPGSYTLHVKAMGRSNGRILGESTLRIHIAQPWWNSWWAWILYLCIFGAIVYFGWDYYRERLHRKYYDEKINFFVNTAHNIRTPLSLVLAPLADLAKDATLGDKSRKFLEMAQRNGDKLLKMVTELLDFQKIAVAKTQVRLQKVELSVLLRQQVDKFQMSAQEKRISLRLATCGQHIFSTDLSMMDLIFENLLSNAVKYTQVGGTITVSASLDEVAKQVCIQVSDTGIGIPKTEAKHIFQSFFRASNAVNSQEMGSGLGLMLTRQLVQKLGGKLTFESEEGKGTAFLVVLPDNGNVDVSVSSKPASLPETSDTSVSADERIISEEPLKDTLLFVDDNEDLRQYIRMAFADQYHVVDVESGEAALKYLSENGECDIVVSDVMMPGMQGDELCRRIKENKETSWLPVILLTAKAGRDFMIEGLDLGADDYIAKPFDSAILASKIAGMLKNRRRLSQYYMEQSIAIVRGKDSGLSSSKCLLPSEPSLPSVASDETNKSSDEANKSSDETNKSSDEKEPDLDPMDQAFVEKATRLVLDNLSDTGFTIDRLCREMAMSRTLFYGKLKTLTGQGPQDFMRLIRLEQAAQYLKQGDSVLDVSVKTGFVNVKYFSTVFKKHFGVSPSKYE, encoded by the coding sequence ATGCTGATGTTGTCGAATCTCAATACGGACTATGGGCTTTCAAGTGCCCGTGTGTATTCGATAGTTGAGGCTGAGGATGGTGCTATGTGGATCAGTACCAAGCGAGGCGTTGACAGATACAATGGTCAACAGGTACGTAACTATACCTTGGCTACGGATATGCAGTTTAGTGATGCCAGTGGCAGAAACATCAAGTTGACTAAGGATAGCCAACAGCATATCTATGCCTATGATAATAAAGGAAAGATCTATATATATAATAAGGTGAAAGACACATTCCAACTCCAGGTCAATCTGCTGAATGTGCTTGGAGGAAGTGTGATGCTCAATGACTTGTTGGTCGATGACAAGGGATGCTTTTGGATGGCATTGGATAGGGGCGTGTATAGGATAGCTCCTCAATCTATTGCTGGTAGCAAAGACAAAACAACCCCCAGTTCGCCAAACAAAGGAAAATACATTCTGAAGAACACGTATGTCAATCATATCCGATTCATTGGTAAACAGTTATTGATAGGTTCTCCTTCGGGAGTCTTCGCCTATTCACCGAATGCAGCCCAGCCTCGATTGCTCTTGCGAGGGTATTCCGTTCTTTCGTCTTATCACGACGTGAAGGCTCATCAGATATGGTTGGGAACTTTCCATCGTGGCATTGTCTTGCTCGATGACAGAACCTGGAAGCCATTGTCTTCTCTTGCGCAATTCTCATCCTTAGCAGATGTTCCGCTCATCCCTGTTCGTTCCATTATCCCCTACGACGCAGCCACCATCTTGATGGCGGTGGATGGAGCAGGTGTCTATGCCTACGACAAGAAGACCTGTAAGACGAATCTACTTTTGAATACGGATGGCAGACCGGAGAATGTATTGCATGGCAATGGCGTCTATGCCCTTTGCAAGGATCATCTTGGCGACCTTTGGATTGGCTCCTATTCGGGAGGTGTGGATATGGCTATTCCGATGGAGCATACCTTGGAGTTTGTGCGCCATGAGTATCTCAACAGCCAGTCGCTTATCAATAATGGTGTGAACGACGTCATGCAGAGCGTGGATGCACTGGGCCGCAATAGCAAGATATGGTATGCTACCGACAAGGGGGTGAGCATCTATGACGAGCAAACCCAACAGTGGCATCATGCCCTATATAATAAGGTGGTGCTTACCCTTTGTCAGACTGCCGACGGCAAGGTCTTGGCGGGAACCTATGGTGATGGCATCTTTCAGGTTCATGCCGATGGAAGCAGTAGTCGGGCTTACTCTGTGTCGAATGGCAAGTTAAAGACCGACTATGTATATAGCATATTCAAGGATAGCGAAGGAGGCTTGTGGATAGGTTGTTTGGATGGAGACTTGGTACATATCCCATCATCATTAGAAAAGAATGGAAATGTGGATAACTCTGTTAACTACTTGCCAATCAATGAAGTTCAGAGTATCGTGGAGTCTCCAGACAAGAAGAGTATTGCAGTGGGAACGTCTCATGGATGTTATCGTATCGACAAGCGAAGCCTTCGTGTCAGTCGATTCTTCTATCCGTCTGAATTTCCAGTTTTCGATTATAATTTCTTTGTCAATGCGATGGCTTTTCAGGATGCACGGCATATCTGGATAGCCACCGATGGAGGAGGCTTGTACCTCTACGATTGGCAGAAGCATCAGGTCAAGAACTATACTATCTCGCAGTCTTTGCCTTCCAACACCGTCTATGCCTTGGTCAAGACTCCAATTGGCAAGGTGTGGATGAGTACCGACAAAGGCCTGGCTTTCATCGATCATGGAAAGGTGACCAATCTCAACTTCTTCAAGGGATTGGAGCGGGAGTACAAGCGTATGGCTGTGGTCCGAACCCAAGACGGGCGAATGATTTTCGGAAGCAATGATGGTGCTGTGGTCTTGACATCCAAGTTTGCCAGGGGATTGAACTACAAGGCTCCTCTTCATATCACGGGTGTTGAGGTGGAAGGAAAGACTTTCGATGAGGCTGACCAACTGGAAGATTGGCATGCAGAACTCTTCGGGATGTTGCAGGAAGGCAAGATGAATTTCTCTCATGATGAGAAAACCCTCATCGTGCATTTCGAGAGCATCAACTATCCGTATCAGCACGACATCCAGTATCAGTATTATCTGGAGGGGTACGACCATCAGTGGAGTGTGCCTTCTGCCTACCAGCAGGCTCGTTTTGCCAACTTGCCTCCTGGCAGTTACACCCTGCATGTCAAGGCAATGGGTAGGAGTAACGGACGCATATTGGGAGAATCCACCTTGCGCATTCATATCGCCCAACCATGGTGGAACTCTTGGTGGGCATGGATTCTCTATCTCTGCATCTTTGGTGCTATAGTCTATTTCGGCTGGGATTACTACAGGGAGCGTTTGCATCGCAAGTACTACGATGAAAAGATCAACTTCTTTGTGAATACCGCCCATAACATCCGTACCCCTTTGAGTCTTGTGCTGGCTCCTCTTGCCGACTTGGCGAAGGATGCTACACTGGGCGATAAGAGCCGAAAGTTCTTGGAGATGGCACAGCGTAATGGCGATAAGCTTCTGAAGATGGTGACCGAGTTGCTTGATTTCCAGAAAATTGCCGTAGCGAAGACACAAGTTCGCTTGCAGAAAGTGGAACTGTCTGTCCTCTTGCGTCAGCAGGTGGATAAGTTCCAGATGTCAGCCCAGGAGAAACGTATCAGTCTTCGGTTGGCAACCTGTGGACAGCATATCTTCTCTACCGATCTTTCTATGATGGATTTGATATTCGAGAATCTGCTCTCCAATGCCGTAAAATATACGCAGGTGGGTGGAACCATCACCGTCTCTGCTTCGCTCGATGAGGTTGCCAAGCAAGTCTGCATCCAGGTAAGCGATACCGGCATCGGTATCCCGAAAACCGAGGCCAAGCATATCTTCCAGAGTTTCTTCCGTGCCTCCAATGCGGTCAATTCTCAGGAGATGGGCAGTGGCTTGGGCTTGATGCTCACTCGCCAGCTTGTGCAGAAACTGGGAGGAAAGTTAACATTCGAGAGCGAAGAAGGTAAGGGAACTGCTTTCTTGGTTGTATTGCCTGATAACGGAAATGTTGATGTTTCCGTTTCTTCCAAGCCAGCAAGTCTGCCGGAAACTTCAGATACCTCCGTGTCTGCCGATGAAAGAATAATATCAGAGGAACCCCTTAAGGACACGCTCCTTTTTGTAGATGACAACGAAGACCTCCGTCAATACATCCGTATGGCTTTCGCCGACCAATATCATGTAGTGGATGTGGAGAGTGGCGAGGCTGCCTTGAAGTATCTGTCTGAGAATGGTGAGTGTGACATCGTGGTATCCGATGTGATGATGCCGGGTATGCAGGGCGACGAACTCTGCCGTCGCATCAAGGAAAACAAGGAGACCAGTTGGCTGCCTGTCATCCTCCTGACGGCGAAGGCTGGTCGTGATTTCATGATAGAAGGTCTAGACCTTGGAGCAGACGATTACATTGCCAAGCCGTTCGACTCAGCCATCCTTGCCAGCAAGATTGCGGGCATGTTGAAGAACCGTCGCCGTCTGAGTCAATACTATATGGAGCAAAGTATCGCCATCGTAAGAGGAAAGGACTCTGGGCTATCGTCTTCAAAGTGCCTGTTGCCAAGCGAACCTTCTCTGCCATCCGTGGCTTCCGATGAAACGAATAAATCATCTGATGAAGCAAATAAATCTTCCGATGAAACGAATAAATCATCTGATGAAAAAGAACCGGATTTGGATCCGATGGACCAGGCCTTCGTTGAGAAAGCAACCCGTCTCGTTCTCGATAACCTGAGCGATACCGGCTTCACCATCGACCGCCTTTGCCGGGAGATGGCGATGAGCCGTACGCTCTTTTATGGCAAGTTGAAGACTCTGACAGGGCAAGGACCGCAAGACTTCATGCGACTCATCCGTTTGGAGCAGGCTGCCCAGTATCTGAAGCAAGGCGATAGCGTCTTGGATGTCTCCGTGAAGACTGGATTTGTAAACGTAAAGTACTTCAGTACAGTCTTCAAGAAGCATTTTGGGGTGTCACCGAGTAAGTATGAATAA